A genome region from Nicotiana tabacum cultivar K326 chromosome 13, ASM71507v2, whole genome shotgun sequence includes the following:
- the LOC107811513 gene encoding chromatin remodeling protein EBS: MAKTKPGKKDLDSYTIKGTNKVVRPGDYVLMKPSDSDKPPYVARVEKIEADHRNNVKVRVRWYYRPEESIGGRRQFHGAKELFLSDHYDLQSAHTIEGKCIVHSFKSYTKLENVGSKDYFCRFEYKAATGGFTPDRVAVYCKCEMPYNPDDLMVQCEGCKDWFHPSCMGMTIEEAKKLDPFLCSDCSSEDGAKRPLSSFHVEPKVESKRRKR; this comes from the exons ATGGCAAAGACTAAACCAGGGAAGAAGGACCTTGATTCTTACACTATCAAGGGTACCAACAAAGTCGTAAGAC CTGGTGATTATGTGTTGATGAAACCATCTGATTCTGATAAGCCCCCATATGTGGCAAGGGTAGAGAAAATTGAGGCTGACCACCGTAACAATGTGAAGGTTCGAGTTCGATGGTACTACCGCCCTGAGGAGTCTATTGGTGGCCGCAGACAGTTCCACGGGGCCAAGGAGCTGTTCTTGTCAGATCACTACGATTTGCAGAGTGCACACACCATCGAGGGGAAGTGCATAGTGCACTCTTTCAAGAGCTACACCAAACTGGAGAATGTGGGCTCTAAGGATTACTTTTGTAGGTTCGAGTACAAAGCTGCCACAGGAGGATTTACTCCTGACCGTGTTGCTGT GTATTGTAAGTGTGAGATGCCCTATAACCCGGATGATCTCATGGTGCAATGTGAAGGATGCAAAGACTG GTTCCATCCTTCTTGTATGGGTATGACCATTGAAGAAGCAAAGAAATTAGACCCTTTCTTGTGTTCTGACTGTTCGTCGGAAGATGGTGCCAAACGACCTTTGAGCTCGTTCCATGTTGAGCCAAAG GTGGAGTCGAAGCGCAGGAAGAGATAA